In a genomic window of Punica granatum isolate Tunisia-2019 chromosome 6, ASM765513v2, whole genome shotgun sequence:
- the LOC116211074 gene encoding uncharacterized protein LOC116211074, whose product MDENYWKLSKKEASMCGSSSKSHIPRSFSTKMSNSSSSNSPLLMRSCSTRASTSCSSKSSSLLPRSASQKSSNITRKCTNLAKEHKARFYIMKRCITMLVCWHKHSDSRS is encoded by the coding sequence ATGGATGAGAACTACTGGAAGCTGTCGAAGAAGGAGGCGTCGATGTGCGGTTCTTCCTCGAAAAGCCACATTCCAAGGAGTTTCTCGACGAAGATGAGCAACAGTTCCTCCTCGAATTCGCCCCTCTTGATGAGAAGCTGCTCGACAAGAGCTAGTACTAGCTGCAGCTCTAAGTCgtcttctcttcttccccgGAGTGCGTCGCAGAAGAGCTCCAACATCACCCGGAAGTGCACCAACTTGGCCAAAGAACACAAGGCTCGGTTCTACATCATGAAGCGCTGCATCACGATGCTTGTTTGCTGGCACAAGCACAGCGATTCCcgatcataa
- the LOC116212322 gene encoding uncharacterized protein LOC116212322: MTTGSGSLRGFRFDDETLLPCSDQLGNLADGHSIFSEPSPNSSFTGDHHQLLVHHQEPGGFSAPSLVLNTQADSLPFDDNDFSETVFNYISQMLMEEDMEEKPSEFHDPSALEATEKSLFEALAEQCPFSPSNFTCPPYSLDNSFNNNDSGNNTDYGGKPSSPSSFNSIEPQWIGDFGENNLALLQSPISKNFILQSTANSGLQPADLLVSTPQVPNLYTQSDLALQIQRGVEEASKFLPKGNQFFTDLESSSFNLAPKKKPSTGLVKMEKEEEQYLSPNGNKEKKNHEREETEFDEQRSNKHSAVYEEEAAELSEMFDKILICPHDHIGGRPHCHERREFLNNEVKEKQKPDGQNNVSNGGGKAATKKPSNNSSNNTTTKRAVDLRTLLVLCAQAVSTDDRRTAREYLKQIRRHSSPFGDGSQRLAHCFANGLEARLDGNGTQIYNALSSKRTSAIDMLKAYQVYVSSCPFQKMANIFANHTILDLARKATSTLHIIDFGILYGFQWPTLIFRLSKLPGGPPKLRITGIELPQPGFRPAERVHETGRHLAKCCERFNVPFEYNAIAQKWDTVRTEDLKLRNDELIVVNSMFRFKNLLDETVALNNPRDSVLKLIRRINPSLFLQAIVNGSYSGPFFVTRFREALFHYSSLFDAFDVNLAREDQMRLMFEKQWLGRESVNVIACEGAARVERPESYKQWQVRNMRAGFRQVPPDPFVMGKMRHRLKERYHEDFVLDEYGCWALQGWKGRILYASSCWVPAYNGLVDEVLKPEEAVHCKNFVPVEFELIDLDVLPLYLDWNLFCPGQVNLSLFSAGPAMFYARFLKRGIFESCTQVLQMTTGSGSLRGFRFDDETLLPCSDQLGNFANGHFIFSEPSPNSSLTGDHHQLLVHHQEPGGFSAPSSVLSAEADSLPFDDNDFSETVFSYISQMLMEEDMEEKPSEFHDPSALEATEKSLFEALAEKCPFSPSNFTRPPYSLDDSFNDNDSGNSTDYGGKTSSPSSFNSVEPQWIGDFGENYLSLLQSPISENFILQSTANSGLQPADLLVSAPQVSNFYTQSDLALQFQRGVEEASKFLPKGNQFFIDLESSSFNLAPKEKPSTVLVKMEKEEEQYSLPNGNKEKKNHEREETEFDEQRSNKQSAVYEEEAAELSEMFDKILIFPHGHRGGRPHCHERREFLNNEVKEKQKPDGQNNVSNGGGKAVTKKLSSSSSKPSNNSSNNTTTKKAVDLRTLLVLCAQAVSTDDRRTAREYLKQIRQHSSPFGDGSQRLAHCFANGLEARLEGNGTQIYNALSSKRTSAVDMLKAYQVYVSSCPFQKMANIFANHTILDLARKAISTLHIIDFGILYGFQWPALIFRLSKLPGGPRKLRITGIELPQPGFRPAERVHETGRHLAKCCERFNVPFEYNAIAQKWETIRMEDLKLRNDELIVVNSMFRFKNLLDETVALNNPRDSVLKLIRRINPSLFLQAIVNGSYSVPFFVTRFREALFHYSSLFDAFDANLAREDQMRLMFEKQWLGRETVNVIACEGAERVERPESYKQWQVRNMRAGFRQVPLDPFVMGKIRHKLKESYHEDFVLDEDGCWMLQGWKGRILYASSCWVPA, encoded by the exons ATGACTACTGGATCCGGTTCGTTAAGGGGTTTCCGATTTGATGATGAGACCCTCCTGCCGTGTTCGGATCAGCTCGGGAATCTTGCTGATGGGCACTCCATATTTTCCGAACCCTCCCCAAACTCTAGTTTCACTGGGGACCATCATCAGCTGCTAGTTCATCATCAGGAACCCGGTGGCTTTTCTGCCCCATCTTTGGTGCTGAACACACAGGCAGATTCTCTCCCTTTCGATGACAATGATTTCTCGGAAACCGTCTTCAATTATATCAGTCAGATGCTCATGGAGGAAGACATGGAGGAGAAACCTAGTGAATTTCACGACCCTTCAGCTCTTGAAGCCACTGAGAAATCCTTGTTCGAGGCCCTGGCTGAGCAATGTCCCTTTTCCCCTAGCAATTTCACATGCCCACCATATTCCCTAGATAATAGCTTCAACAATAATGATTCTGGAAATAACACTGATTACGGTGGTAAACCCAGCTCCCCCAGTAGTTTCAACTCTATCGAACCTCAGTGGATCGGTGATTTCGGAGAAAACAACCTTGCCCTGTTGCAAAGTCCTATATCAAAGAACTTCATTCTTCAATCTACTGCAAACTCTGGCTTGCAGCCGGCGGATCTCTTGGTGAGTACGCCGCAAGTTCCAAACTTGTATACTCAGAGCGATTTGGCCTTGCAGATTCAGAGAGGAGTAGAGGAGGCGAGCAAATTCCTCCCAAAAGGTAATCAGTTCTTCACTGATTTGGAGTCGAGTTCATTCAACCTGGCCCCGAAGAAGAAGCCGTCGACAGGTTTAGTTAAGATGGAGAAGGAAGAGGAGCAGTATTTGTCTCCTAACGGGAataaggagaagaagaatcaCGAGAGGGAGGAGACAGAATTTGACGAACAGAGGAGCAACAAGCATTCGGCAGTTTATGAGGAGGAAGCGGCTGAGCTTTCGGAGATGTTTGATAAGATCCTGATCTGCCCTCATGATCACATAGGGGGAAGACCCCATTGTCACGAGCGCAgggaatttttgaataatgAAGTGAAAGAAAAACAGAAGCCGGATGGGCAGAATAATGTCTCTAATGGTGGTGGTAAAGCTGCAACGAAGAAACCGAGCAATAATAGCAGCAATAACACTACCACTAAGAGAGCAGTGGATCTGAGAACACTCTTGGTTCTATGTGCACAAGCTGTCTCCACCGATGATCGAAGAACTGCTAGGGAGTACTTGAAGCAGATTAGGCGGCACTCTTCCCCGTTTGGCGATGGATCCCAGCGGTTGGCCCACTGCTTCGCTAATGGGCTTGAGGCCCGGCTGGATGGGAACGGCACACAGATCTACAATGCCCTGTCCTCGAAAAGGACATCGGCCATTGATATGTTGAAAGCATACCAAGTTTATGTCTCGTCATGCCCATTTCAGAAGATGGCGAATATCTTTGCAAACCACACAATCCTGGATTTAGCAAGGAAGGCAACATCCACCCTCCATATCATTGATTTCGGGATATTGTATGGGTTCCAGTGGCCTACACTCATCTTCCGTCTCTCGAAGCTGCCCGGTGGGCCCCCGAAGCTACGCATCACGGGAATCGAGCTTCCACAGCCTGGATTTCGGCCAGCTGAGAGGGTCCACGAGACAGGACGCCACCTGGCAAAATGCTGTGAGCGCTTCAATGTCCCTTTTGAGTACAATGCGATTGCCCAGAAATGGGACACCGTACGGACTGAGGACCTGAAGCTGAGGAATGATGAGCTTATTGTCGTGAACAGCATGTTCCGGTTCAAGAATCTGCTTGACGAGACGGTCGCTCTGAATAACCCAAGGGATTCCGTCCTGAAACTGATCAGAAGAATAAACCCAAGCCTCTTCCTGCAGGCGATTGTAAATGGGTCTTACAGCGGTCCCTTCTTCGTGACAAGGTTCCGGGAAGCTCTGTTCCACTATTCCTCCCTGTTCGACGCATTTGATGTGAACTTGGCCCGGGAGGACCAGATGAGGCTGATGTTTGAGAAGCAGTGGCTGGGTCGGGAGTCTGTGAACGTGATTGCCTGTGAGGGGGCTGCGAGGGTGGAGAGGCCTGAGTCATACAAGCAGTGGCAGGTGCGGAACATGAGGGCTGGTTTCAGGCAGGTCCCACCGGACCCTTTTGTGATGGGAAAGATGAGGCATCGGCTGAAGGAAAGGTACCACGAGGACTTTGTGCTTGACGAGTATGGGTGTTGGGCGTTGCAAGGATGGAAAGGTCGAATTCTCTATGCGTCTTCGTGTTGGGTTCCCGCATA CAATGGTCTCGTCGATGAGGTTCTTAAACCAGAAGAGGCAGTTCACTGCAAGAACTTCGTTCCGGTTGAGTTTGAGCTCATTGATCTTGATGTTCTCCCA CTCTACCTGGACTGGAATCTGTTCTGCCCTGGTCAGGTGaatctttctctcttttctgcGGGTCCTGCCATGTTCTACGCAA GGTTTCTGAAAAGGGGGATCTTTGAGAGTTGTACACAAGTCCTGCAAATGACTACTGGATCCGGTTCGTTAAGGGGTTTCCGATTTGATGATGAGACCCTCTTGCCGTGTTCGGATCAGCTCGGGAATTTTGCTAATGGGCACTTCATATTTTCCGAACCCTCCCCAAACTCTAGTCTCACTGGGGACCATCATCAGCTGCTAGTTCATCATCAGGAACCCGGTGGCTTTTCTGCCCCATCGTCGGTGCTGAGCGCAGAGGCAGATTCTCTCCCTTTCGATGACAATGATTTCTCGGAAACCGTCTTCAGTTATATCAGTCAGATGCTCATGGAGGAAGACATGGAGGAGAAACCTAGTGAATTTCACGACCCTTCAGCTCTTGAAGCCACTGAGAAATCCTTGTTCGAAGCCCTGGCTGAGAAATGTCCCTTTTCCCCTAGCAATTTCACACGCCCACCATATTCCCTAGATGATAGCTTCAACGATAATGATTCTGGAAATAGCACTGATTACGGTGGTAAAACCAGCTCGCCCAGTAGTTTCAACTCTGTCGAACCTCAGTGGATCGGTGATTTCGGGGAAAATTACCTTTCCCTGTTGCAAAGTCCTATATCAGAGAACTTCATTCTTCAATCCACTGCAAACTCTGGTTTGCAGCCGGCGGATCTCTTGGTGAGTGCGCCTCAAGTTTCAAACTTTTATACTCAGAGCGATTTGGCCTTGCAGTTTCAGAGAGGGGTAGAGGAGGCGAGCAAATTCCTTCCAAAAGGTAATCAGTTCTTCATTGATTTGGAGTCGAGTTCATTCAACCTGGCCCCGAAGGAGAAGCCTTCGACAGTTTTAGTTAAGATGGAGAAGGAAGAGGAGCAGTATTCGCTTCCTAACGGGAataaggagaagaagaatcaCGAGAGGGAGGAGACAGAATTTGACGAACAGAGGAGCAACAAGCAGTCGGCAGTTTATGAGGAGGAAGCAGCTGAGCTTTCGGAGATGTTCGATAAGATCCTGATCTTCCCTCATGGTCACAGAGGGGGAAGACCTCATTGTCACGAGCGCAgggaatttttgaataatgAAGTGAAAGAAAAACAGAAGCCGGATGGGCAGAATAATGTCTCTAATGGTGGTGGTAAGGCTGTAACGAAGAAACTGAGCAGCAGTAGTAGTAAACCGAGCAATAATAGCAGTAATAACACTACCACTAAGAAAGCAGTGGATCTGAGAACACTCTTGGTTCTGTGTGCGCAAGCTGTCTCCACCGATGATCGAAGAACTGCTAGAGAGTACTTGAAGCAGATTAGGCAGCACTCTTCCCCGTTTGGCGATGGATCCCAGCGGTTGGCCCACTGTTTTGCTAATGGGCTTGAGGCCAGGCTGGAGGGGAACGGCACACAGATCTACAATGCCCTGTCCTCAAAAAGGACATCGGCCGTTGATATGTTGAAAGCATACCAAGTTTATGTCTCATCATGCCCATTTCAGAAGATGGCGAATATCTTTGCAAACCACACAATCCTGGATTTAGCAAGGAAGGCAATATCCACCCTCCATATCATTGATTTCGGGATATTGTATGGGTTCCAGTGGCCTGCACTCATCTTCCGTCTCTCGAAGCTGCCTGGTGGGCCCCGGAAGCTACGCATCACGGGAATCGAGCTTCCACAGCCTGGATTTCGGCCAGCTGAGAGGGTCCACGAGACAGGACGCCACCTGGCAAAATGCTGTGAGCGCTTCAATGTCCCTTTTGAGTACAATGCAATTGCCCAGAAATGGGAGACCATACGGATGGAGGACCTGAAGCTGAGGAATGATGAGCTTATTGTTGTGAACAGCATGTTCCGGTTCAAGAATCTGCTTGACGAGACGGTCGCTCTGAATAACCCAAGAGATTCCGTCCTGAAACTGATAAGAAGAATAAACCCAAGCCTCTTCCTGCAGGCGATTGTAAATGGGTCTTACAGCGTTCCCTTCTTCGTGACAAGGTTCCGGGAGGCTCTGTTCCACTATTCCTCCCTGTTTGACGCATTTGATGCGAACCTGGCCCGGGAGGACCAGATGAGGCTGATGTTTGAGAAGCAGTGGCTGGGCCGGGAGACCGTGAACGTGATTGCCTGCGAGGGAGCTGAGAGGGTAGAGAGGCCTGAGTCATACAAGCAGTGGCAGGTGCGGAACATGAGGGCTGGTTTCAGGCAGGTCCCACTGGACCCTTTTGTGATGGGAAAGATAAGGCATAAGCTGAAGGAAAGCTATCATGAGGACTTTGTGCTTGACGAGGATGGGTGTTGGATGTTGCAGGGATGGAAAGGTCGAATTCTGTACGCGTCTTCGTGTTGGGTTCCCGCGTAG
- the LOC116211438 gene encoding scarecrow-like protein 14, producing MLPHLPGDDRGLEPVGQFRGSRVCAKKQDKKKEHAVDLRNLLILCAEAVSGNEYRTANQLLAQIRQYSSPMGDGVQRLAHYFAKGLEARFSARVVQQPDPYIKSMKVPINDLLRFYQTIFLAHPFCKIAISFVNNLIAKVAEKAKTLRVVDFGIMYGFQWPQLIQLLSRRPGGRPKLRITGIEKPQLGFRPLERIEETGTHLVKYCKRLGVPFEYQGIVSHNWETIKINELKLNRNEVLAVNCLFRFKNLLDGTIAENNPRDAVLQLIQEMKPDVFVQSIVNGSYNSPFFMTRFKETLYHLSALFDMMDVNVPRDSPERMFIEEGYYIRRAINVISCEGTERFERPETYKQWQNRVAKAGFRQVPLGSS from the coding sequence ATGCTTCCTCATCTTCCTGGAGATGACAGAGGCTTGGAACCAGTGGGACAGTTCCGTGGCAGCAGAGTCTGTGCTAAGAAACAGGACAAGAAGAAGGAGCACGCAGTCGATCTGAGGAACCTCCTCATTCTCTGCGCTGAAGCTGTCTCAGGAAATGAATACCGGACAGCCAACCAGCTACTGGCTCAGATCAGGCAGTACTCTTCTCCTATGGGGGATGGGGTCCAGAGGCTGGCTCACTACTTTGCAAAGGGCCTTGAGGCACGGTTCTCGgcccgtgtggtccaacaaCCCGACCCTTATATTAAGTCTATGAAGGTACCTATTAATGATCTGCTGAGATTCTACCAGACAATTTTTCTTGCACACCCGTTCTGCAAGATCGCGATATCCTTCGTGAACAATTTAATCGCCAAAGTGGCTGAGAAGGCGAAGACCCTCCGTGTGGTGGACTTTGGGATTATGTATGGGTTCCAGTGGCCACAGCTCATTCAGCTCCTATCAAGGAGGCCCGGTGGCCGCCCAAAGCTTCGGATCACGGGGATAGAGAAACCCCAGCTCGGGTTCAGGCCCTTGGAGAGGATCGAGGAGACTGGGacccatttggtgaagtactGTAAAAGGCTAGGCGTCCCGTTCGAGTATCAAGGGATTGTGTCCCATAACTGGGAGACCATCAAGATCAATGAGCTCAAACTCAACCGGAACGAAGTTCTTGCAGTGAACTGCCTCTTCCGGTTTAAGAACCTGCTTGACGGGACCATTGCTGAGAACAATCCCAGGGATGCGGTTTTACAGCTTATCCAGGAAATGAAACCCGATGTGTTTGTTCAGTCTATCGTGAATGGCTCCTACAATTCGCCCTTCTTCATGACCCGATTCAAGGAAACACTGTATCACTTGTCAGCGCTGTTTGATATGATGGATGTAAACGTGCCGCGGGACAGCCCAGAAAGGATGTTCATCGAAGAGGGATACTACATACGGAGGGCCATAAATGTGATATCATGTGAAGGCACAGAGAGGTTTGAGAGGCCAGAGACCTACAAGCAGTGGCAGAATCGAGTTGCCAAGGCTGGGTTCAGGCAGGTTCCTTTGGGTTCAAGCTAA